The bacterium genome has a window encoding:
- the rplS gene encoding 50S ribosomal protein L19 — translation MGSVLDGISKSQRKDSIPDFRIGDTVKVHVKIVEEIAAKKGKMGQKKEKAERKERVQVFQGIVIRRKGGGISETFTVRKVSYGEGVERIFPLHSPNITKIEVVRQGAVRRAKLYYLRERVGKAAKVKEKKKQTKAKAEPQMTNEIQNPNDKKD, via the coding sequence ATAGGAAGTGTTCTGGATGGAATAAGTAAGTCGCAAAGAAAAGACAGTATCCCTGATTTTCGTATAGGAGATACAGTAAAAGTTCATGTAAAGATCGTAGAAGAGATAGCGGCTAAAAAAGGGAAGATGGGGCAGAAGAAAGAAAAGGCAGAGAGAAAAGAGCGTGTTCAAGTATTTCAAGGCATTGTGATTAGAAGAAAAGGAGGCGGCATCAGCGAGACCTTTACGGTAAGAAAAGTCAGCTATGGCGAGGGAGTGGAAAGAATATTCCCTCTACATTCTCCAAATATTACAAAGATCGAGGTTGTAAGACAAGGCGCTGTCAGAAGGGCAAAATTATATTACTTACGTGAAAGAGTTGGAAAAGCAGCTAAGGTTAAGGAAAAGAAAAAACAGACTAAAGCTAAGGCAGAGCCTCAAATGACAAATGAAATCCAAAACCCAAATGACAAAAAGGATTAA
- a CDS encoding ribonuclease HII, protein MFFYENKLYAQGKNLIAGLDEAGRGPLAGPVVAGAVILPKCCNIQGLNDSKKLSPKKRDDLFSQIYDVALSVGIGIADTEEVDKINILAATHRAMNRAVDNLTVSPEYILVDGLRVPSFKKPQIAIVKGDSKSASIAAASIIAKVTRDRIMIDYAKQYPQYGFEKHKGYATQFHLEAIAKFGISSIHRRSFSPVLEKENKQRGKISLGEYGEDFTCRFLKIKRYKIIERNYRSLWGEIDIIAKDRDTLVFIEVKTRSSDRFGPPESSVTRTKQNRIRRIAEAYIKTSKYRDLCFRFDVVSILFDSKKNMVDFKLIQNAF, encoded by the coding sequence ATGTTTTTTTATGAAAACAAGTTATATGCACAGGGCAAAAACTTAATTGCGGGTCTGGATGAGGCTGGCAGAGGTCCTCTTGCAGGGCCGGTTGTTGCAGGCGCAGTGATCCTTCCCAAGTGTTGTAATATCCAGGGCTTAAACGATTCTAAAAAGCTCAGTCCCAAAAAAAGAGATGATTTATTTAGTCAAATATATGATGTGGCACTGAGTGTTGGTATTGGAATTGCAGACACAGAAGAAGTAGATAAAATCAATATATTGGCTGCCACACACCGCGCTATGAATAGAGCAGTTGATAACCTAACCGTCTCTCCAGAATATATATTAGTTGACGGATTAAGAGTGCCAAGTTTTAAAAAGCCGCAGATAGCAATTGTTAAAGGTGATTCAAAAAGCGCGTCTATAGCTGCAGCGTCTATTATTGCAAAAGTCACAAGAGACAGAATAATGATAGATTACGCAAAACAGTACCCTCAGTATGGCTTTGAAAAACATAAGGGGTATGCTACACAGTTTCATCTTGAAGCAATAGCAAAATTTGGCATATCTTCTATTCACAGAAGGTCGTTTTCTCCTGTTCTGGAAAAGGAGAATAAGCAAAGGGGAAAAATATCTTTAGGAGAATATGGAGAAGACTTTACATGTAGATTCCTCAAGATAAAGAGATATAAAATAATTGAAAGAAATTATAGGTCTCTATGGGGGGAAATAGATATTATTGCAAAGGATAGGGATACTTTGGTGTTTATTGAGGTTAAAACTCGTTCGTCAGACAGATTTGGCCCGCCAGAAAGTTCAGTTACTCGCACTAAGCAGAATAGAATTCGTCGTATTGCAGAGGCATATATTAAAACAAGTAAGTATCGGGATCTCTGCTTTCGTTTTGATGTGGTCTCTATCCTGTTTGATTCAAAAAAGAATATGGTTGATTTTAAACTAATCCAGAATGCCTTTTAA
- a CDS encoding cytidine/deoxycytidylate deaminase family protein, whose product MSERPTWDAYFMRIMKTVATRATCGRGRAGCVIVRNNHILSTGYVGSPPGLAHCDEVGHLMIKSTEEGDDSGKLHDHCVRTIHAEQNAIVHAARIGVALEGSTLYVRMEPCSVCARMIIAAGIKRVVCQKKYHTAGLTRKMFAQVGIQLDVLNDKEPEYEK is encoded by the coding sequence ATGAGTGAGCGGCCAACTTGGGATGCTTATTTTATGAGAATAATGAAGACAGTTGCTACTAGAGCTACTTGTGGACGCGGGCGGGCTGGTTGTGTGATTGTTAGGAATAACCATATTCTCTCTACCGGTTATGTTGGCTCTCCGCCGGGACTGGCTCATTGCGATGAAGTTGGGCATTTAATGATTAAGTCAACAGAAGAAGGAGATGATTCCGGGAAATTACATGACCATTGTGTTCGCACCATACATGCTGAGCAAAATGCCATTGTGCATGCAGCTAGAATAGGTGTAGCCTTAGAAGGATCTACTCTCTACGTCAGAATGGAGCCATGTTCAGTATGTGCCCGCATGATAATCGCTGCTGGTATTAAACGGGTTGTATGCCAAAAAAAATATCATACTGCCGGTTTAACCAGAAAAATGTTCGCTCAAGTTGGCATTCAGCTTGATGTCTTAAATGATAAAGAACCAGAGTATGAGAAATGA